From Tachysurus fulvidraco isolate hzauxx_2018 chromosome 10, HZAU_PFXX_2.0, whole genome shotgun sequence, one genomic window encodes:
- the LOC113660818 gene encoding calphotin: protein MMDNKLPESCKHTKTVALEEIHADSQAAEPKAGQIHSTVLSCSTVVVDLSPGSGEGPTRRERFKSDLQQASQEITILVTNHESPETEMEENECIGESDADPEFIVPSEEDSLDVSKVVADLIELSQMQETCLINNSSAEQSTDECRESHKGETQAKSEYENKSQSEEGVISSDSEDLKRSEKTVSDVAINQGKSLEKSDSDWDKLPRQQQHIQTQVSLEVIYHSAATSPMTPPEGSTAFFFPYCLNKLGKGEGSELVPVETKDAELAVQTCSVATAPMTPVAINAPKLLVETRSIATSPITTIAPELQIETRSIATAPMTPIATTAPELLVETRSVATSPMTPITTVAPELSVEIRSVATAPMTPIAKTAPELSIETRSVSTAPMTPIAKTAPELSVETRSVATAPMTPIAKTAPELSVETQSVATAPMTPIAKTAPELSVETRSVATAPMTPIAKTAPELSVETRSVATAPMTPIAKTAPELSVETRSVATAPMTPIAKTAPELSVETRSVATAPMTPIAKTAPELSVETRSVATAPMTPIAKTAPELSVETQSVATAPMTAIATVAPELQVETCSVTTAPRAPIIKIAPKLQIDTRSVVSMTPTATTAPDLQVETHSVATAPMTPIITVAPGLQIESRSVATAPMTPVAKTAPELQVDTHTVATTPMTPIATRAPELRVETRSIATAPMTPIARRAPELRVETRSIATAPMTPIATRAPELQVETRSIATAPMTPIATRAPELRVETRSIATAPMTPIATRAPELQVETRSIATAPMTPIATRAPELRVETRSSATALVGPIILSSPELIPEPEPRVISCSEDPPEPVQELCWDEKGMTWEVYGAMVEVSVLGSAIQKHLEKQVLKKQIKPHDTSSNQTLPLCTTDTSTPIHSTPPALSASSRCSSAKGSRKKDERKGKRGRQRRNPIRLFFRNFRRPNCCSRVHAD, encoded by the coding sequence ATGATGGATAACAAACTGCCCGAATCTTGCAAGCATACAAAAACAGTGGCCCTTGAAGAGATCCATGCCGACTCCCAGGCTGCAGAGCCCAAAGCTGGTCAGATCCACTCAACAGTGCTGAGTTGCTCAACAGTGGTGGTGGATTTAAGCCCTGGATCAGGTGAAGGACCCACGCGTAGGGAACGCTTTAAATCAGACTTGCAACAAGCCAGCCAAGAAATCACAATCCTGGTAACCAATCATGAGTCACCGGAGACAGAAATGGAGGAAAATGAATGTATTGGAGAAAGTGACGCCGATCCTGAGTTTATAGTGCCGAGTGAGGAGGACAGTCTGGATGTATCCAAGGTGGTGGCAGACTTGATAGAACTCAGCCAAATGCAAGAGACTTGTTTGATCAACAATAGTTCAGCAGAGCAAAGCACTGATGAATGCAGAGAGAGCCACAAAGGAGAAACACAAGCTAAAAGTGAATATGAGAACAAATCCCAATCTGAAGAGGGAGTCATTTCATCTGACTCAGAGGATCTTAAGAGGTCAGAAAAAACAGTGAGCGATGTGGCAATAAATCAAGGGAAATCCTTGGAAAAGAGCGACTCAGATTGGGACAAGTTACCTAGACAACAAcagcacatacagacacaggtCAGCCTAGAGGTTATATACCACTCAGCAGCCACCAGCCCCATGACCCCTCCAGAAGGTTCCACTGCTTTCTTCTTCCCCTACTGTCTTAACAAGCTGGGCAAAGGTGAAGGGAGTGAATTGGTTCCAGTGGAAACCAAGGATGCCGAGCTGGCAGTACAGACTTGCTCAGTGGCCACTGCTCCCATGACCCCTGTGGCTATAAATGCACCAAAGCTACTGGTAGAAACTCGTTCAATTGCAACATCACCCATTACAACAATCGCACCTGAACTACAGATAGAGACTCGTTCGATTGCCACAGCTCCCATGACACCCATTGCAACTACTGCACCTGAACTACTGGTGGAGACTCGATCAGTTGCTACATCTCCAATGACGCCCATAACAACAGTTGCACCCGAACTATCGGTAGAGATCCGATCAGTTGCTACAGCTCCCATGACACCAATAGCAAAAACTGCACCCGAGCTATCTATAGAGACCCGATCAGTTTCTACAGCTCCCATGACACCCATAGCAAAAACTGCACCCGAGCTATCTGTAGAGACCCGATCAGTTGCTACAGCTCCCATGACACCCATAGCAAAAACTGCACCCGAGCTATCTGTAGAGACCCAATCAGTTGCTACAGCTCCCATGACACCCATAGCAAAAACTGCACCCGAGCTATCTGTAGAGACCCGATCAGTTGCTACAGCTCCCATGACACCCATAGCAAAAACTGCACCCGAGCTATCTGTAGAGACCCGATCAGTTGCTACAGCTCCCATGACACCCATAGCAAAAACTGCACCCGAGCTATCTGTAGAGACCCGATCAGTTGCTACAGCTCCCATGACACCCATAGCAAAAACTGCACCCGAGCTATCTGTAGAGACCCGATCAGTTGCTACAGCTCCCATGACACCCATAGCAAAAACTGCACCCGAGCTATCTGTAGAGACCCGATCAGTTGCTACAGCTCCCATGACACCCATAGCAAAAACTGCACCCGAGCTATCTGTAGAGACCCAATCAGTTGCTACAGCACCTATGACAGCCATTGCAACAGTTGCACCAGAACTACAGGTTGAGACTTGCTCAGTGACCACTGCTCCCAGGGCACCCATTATTAAAATTGCACCTAAATTGCAAATAGACACTCGTTCAGTTGTTTCCATGACACCAACAGCAACAACTGCACCTGACTTACAGGTCGAAACTCATTCAGTTGCCACAGCTCCCATGACACCCATAATAACAGTCGCACCAGGGCTACAGATAGAGTCTCGGTCAGTTGCAACAGCCCCCATGACCCCAGTTGCCAAAACTGCACCTGAACTACAGGTTGACACTCACACTGTAGCCACAACTCCCATGACACCCATAGCAACAAGGGCACCTGAGCTCCGAGTAGAAACACGTTCAATTGCCACAGCTCCCATGACCCCCATAGCAAGAAGGGCACCTGAACTACGGGTAGAAACTCGTTCAATTGCAACAGCTCCCATGACTCCCATAGCAACAAGGGCACCTGAGCTACAGGTAGAAACCCGTTCAATTGCCACAGCTCCCATGACCCCCATAGCAACAAGGGCACCTGAACTACGGGTAGAAACCCGTTCAATTGCGACAGCTCCCATGACACCCATAGCAACAAGGGCACCTGAGCTACAGGTAGAAACCCGTTCAATTGCCACAGCTCCCATGACACCTATAGCAACCAGGGCTCCTGAGCTACGGGTAGAAACTCGGTCAAGTGCCACAGCTCTCGTGGGTCCAATCATCTTAAGCTCACCTGAGCTGATCCCAGAGCCAGAGCCAAGGGTCATATCATGTTCAGAGGACCCACCTGAACCAGTACAGGAACTTTGTTGGGATGAGAAAGGCATGACATGGGAAGTCTATGGTGCCATGGTTGAGGTATCTGTCCTGGGCTCAGCAATCCAGAAGCACCTGGAGAAACAGGTTCTGAAGAAGCAAATAAAACCACATGATACCTCATCCAATCAAACGTTGCCTTTATGCACCACTGACACTTCCACTCCTATTCATTCCACCCCACCTGCATTGTCAGCATCCAGTCGGTGTAGCTCGGCAAAAGGTAGCAGGAAAAAGgatgagagaaaaggaaaaagaggcAGACAAAGGCGAAATCCTATTCGCTTATTTTTCAGAAACTTCAGAAGGCCAAACTGCTGCTCCCGGGTACATGCTGATTAG